Genomic DNA from Stigmatopora nigra isolate UIUO_SnigA chromosome 17, RoL_Snig_1.1, whole genome shotgun sequence:
GAAAACACAAGCTCGTCAGTGATCAGTAGCTAGAACGGAAGAAGAATTGTCTCGGTGGCTCACTCCTCACAGCGTCTGCAAACATGCATTTCTAACATTTGTAGCATTTGGCTTCTCTCTAAGGTTTGTGTGTTATATAATGTGGCTCTAGCTGTATGGTATTTTCTTATGTTAGTTCTGCTTGATTGCTTTTCATCACGGGAATTGCTCATAGAGCCTCAGTCGCCCTCAGTCACCTGCTTGATGGATTGACTGGAGTGCTTCTCCGTCTTCAGGGTGGAGACTGACTTTTCCTGCAGCATTTCCTCCATTTCCGTAACAGTCTCGGTAACCGTGATGGACTTGGTGACCTGCTGCAAGCCGTCTTCCCCAGTAGTAATGGTCTCCACCGTTTTGGTGATCACCACCTTCTGGCTGCCGTCGTCCTTGACAGGGCTCTCGTCCACGCCGTTGATGATCACTTGGTTGGCCTTTTCCTCTTCCTTGAGGTCGCTCTTGTCCACATCACCATTCATTGCCACATCTTTTGTCTTCTTGGCGTCTTCAGTAGGTTCAGACATTTGGCTAGGTTTCGTAGTTTCCGTCGTAGGAGATCCCGCCTTTGGCGACTCTCGTTCTGCGGATTCTGACTTAGGGGACTCGGCTTTTGGGGAGATGACCTTTGGGGATTCAGATTGCGGAGATGCAGCTTTTGGGGAGTCTGTTTTGGGCGACATAAGTTTTAGAGACTCTGATTTAGGGGACTGAGATTGCGGTGACGCAGCCTTGGGGGAGTCCGCTTTGGGTGACATGAGTTTTAGAGACTCTGATTTAGGGGACTCAGGTTTGGGGGAGATGACCTTTGGGGATTCAGATTGCGGTGACGCAGCCTTGGGGGAGTCTGCTTTGGGCGCAATGAGTTTTAGAGACTCTGATGTAGGGGACTCAGGTTTGGGGGAGGTCGTCAACTTTGGAGACTCTGATTTAGGTGAAGTAGCCTTTGGTGAGTCTTCTTTAGGTGATGCAAGTTTGGGAGTTTCCGATTTAGGGGACTCTGCTTTTGGGGAGGTTATTTTCGCTGAGTCTTCCTTGAGGGTTGCAGGCTTGGGAGATTCGGATTTAGGGGACTCTGATTTAGGTGATGCAGACTTGGGGGAAACGGACTTGGGAGAGAGAGGTTTTGGTAATTCCATCTTGGGTGAACCAGCTTTTGGGGATTCTGACTTTGGGGAAATTGATTTTGGAGACTCTGTCTTGGGGGAGGTAGCCTTTGGGGAGCTAGCCTTTGGTGATTCAGACTTTGGGGAAATTGATTTTGGAGACTCTGTCTTGGGGGATGTAGCCTTTGGGGATTCAGATTTGGGGGAAATTGCTTTTGGAGACTCTGTCTTGGGGGAAGTAGCCTTTGGTGATTCTGACTTTGGGGAACTTGATTTTGGAAACTCTGTCTTGGGGGAGATAGCCTTTGGTGATTCAGACTTTGGGGAAATTGATTTGGGAGACTCTGTCTTGGGGGAGCTAGCCTTTGGGGAAATTGCTTTTGGAGACTCTGTCTTGGGGGAGCTAGCCTTTGGGGAAATTGCTTTTGGAGACTCTGTTTTGGGGGAGCTAGCCTTTGGGGAAATTGCTTTTGGAGACTCTGTCTTGGGGGAGCTAGCCTTTGGGGAAGTTGCTTTTGGAGACTCTATCCTGGGTGAAGCAGACTTTAAGGAAACTGCTTTTGGGGATTCAGACTGTGGAGAAGCAGTTTTGGGGGATTCTGATTTAGGAGAAGCATCTTTGGGTGATCCAGGTTTTAGAGAATCTGGTTTGGTTAGTTCAGTTTTAACAATTTCGTCTTTTTTGGCTTCAGTTGTTGCAGCTTCTGTTTTCTGAACTCCTAATTTGGCGACTATTGTCTCTGCAATGATGTCATCAATTTTGACCTTGTCATCTTTTTCTccttcatcttcatcctcattttCCCCCTCATCGTCTTCATCTTTGTCTTCATCCTCTTCGGCATCAGCTTCATCTTCTCCCTCGCTGGCTTCATCTCCTACttcctcatcttcttcctctCCGGTGTCCATTTTCTCAGGAATCGCTTTGGACTCCTGAGATTTGGAGGAAAGGACAGTTTCCTCCACTACCTCCATGACATCATCTGCTTCCTCATCTCCTTTgctctcctcatcctcctcgcCTTCAATTTCCTCTAGATCTTCTTCCTCATCGTCACCctcttcatcatcctcatcgTCATCCTCTTCATCACCTTCATCGTCCACCTTTTCTGGTGCCTTGGAACTGACTTTTGCGTCGGTTGAAGCTACGACTTCCTCTTCCTCTGCTCCATCGTCCTCGTCACCTTCATCTTCTTCCTCGCCTGCGCTGCCTTCGAGGGTGGCCGAGAGCTCTTGGGCAATCTGATCTAGGGCATCTTCCATGATGGCCTTTTCATCCTCGACCCTGGTCTCCTCAATGATCTCTTCCACAAATttatgctgcaccttcattctGGGTGGTTCGGATTTGGTCAATGAAATTCTTGAGGATGAGGCATCGGGACGATGGGAGAATGTGCTGAAGTGGGTCTCCTCACCCTCCAGGAGTTTCCtgatgaaaagaaaaagtagtACATGACAAGGATGCCTTTTCCCAAATGTATATATTGACAATAAGCATGAttaatgaaaaagaaatcaGTTTCTTTCCTTTTTACAACGCTAATTTTATAATTACCATTATTTTATGCTAATTGTGCTAATGGTTTCAGTCAAATCAATGCAATTAATTTCCATTCAATTAATTAAATGCACAGTATTATTTACCAATTATTCGTTTAATTGAATTCTTCCTAATTATAGCAGACTAGTTTTCTATACTCTTCAATACAAAAACATTATTACATACGGTTTACCAATGTGTAATTAGTGATATaataacactaaataaaaattaGGTACACATAAAAGCTTGCAAATGCCAATCTATGGTTTTCCCATTTGTTACATTTTGCAAAATGTCTTCTAGAAATAGTTGCTAACGTCATTTCCCCACGCCCCAGATTTTAAAGAACACAGAAAAGTGAATAATTAgggtttttttatgttaagaaAGAATTTTAAATTTCTTAGTAATATTAACACAATATGGTAATGTTTTGGAGTAACATTTTTGGACATGTGTCTTAATTGGTCTAGCTTGCAGAAAAGACCAAAGAAATTACTTATTTTAACAAAGATTTGTAAACTTGCAAACTTTGGAAATGTGCACTATTTTACTGATACGACTATTAATGTCCTACATCTTGACTAGATGTGTGGTATGTTTCAAGTGCCACGATGCATATGCCTGTGTTCTTCCtatgtaattttgtttttacatgtatGAATACATCACTTATAATTTGAACAATTAGGCAGTCGTCGAATTGCAACCGCTGTGAGTTGCCTTTGTTCGACTTTACGACTGAATATGTTGTGAAGCATGTTTACGATATTGCAGTGCGAGTGTTTCGCATGACAGTTGTTTACGCTGCATATTAAAAAGCAAATCAGGAGATTATGCACTTCACTTTCTCACTGCTTTCTATATCAGCAATGAGAAGACTGATATATAATGATCATAATGAAGACACATGCTGTATCAAAAAATGAAGGTATGAGGCTTCAACTATATCCCACACCTGTAATTGTTCACCAaccaaatttaaacaaaactaTTGAACTGTTATGCAGTAATGCGTATGATTTCCAATCTCTCTTTGCTCTCTTCAAATTTGTACATGAAGCGCATTTTACCTGTATGCGGCAATCTCAATGTCCAGGGCCATCTTGACATTGAGCAGGTCCTGGTACTCGCGCAAATGACGTGCCATCTCCCATTTTGTGTTCTTGAGCTCATTGTCCAGCTGGTGGATGTTTTCCTAGAAAAGAGATATTTGATTATTTGCTCGGCTTTCAAGTTGACAGAAATGAATGCAATGATGTTGACTATATTTTTATGCCTGCAGACTGAGTTTATATTCTGGTCAGGTATTCGGATTTCTATACACCCCCGCCCTGGAGGAGCTGCAGTGTGATGTAAGGACGTAGCCAGTGAGGGCATCCCGCCATGATTCTTACTCAGCAAAAATGtgtgcagagagagagagagagagagagtaaggaTGAGAGACTCTAATGCAGTCATTTTTGTCAACTCATTCAGGTGACTTTGAAAGGAGAACGTTACTGCAAAGAAAATGAGGATAATAAAACATTCCCAGGAAAGATTGCTTTGTATTTAGATAACACTttataagggggggggggcataacTTGTCCTTCCCAGTAAACACAGCGACTCGATTGTTTTCAAcaaatttgcattcatttagctataaatgaataaagtatGAATATTGTAGTTTATATGAAATGCACCGGATGGCGGCGGTGTTACCTGCAAGCCACCCAGGTCGCTGTTATGGCGGTCCTCGATATCGCCCAGCTGTCTCTCCAGGGAGTCTCTGGTGCCACGCACGGACTCCAGTTCCAGCGTCTTGGACTGCAGCTGGCGCCGGTAATCGCTGATCTCGTCGCGTGCATTCTTGATGGCGCCCTTGTTCTGCTCGGACGCTTCGTTGAGCTTGGCGTAGTGGCACATGAACCAGCTCTCCACTTGCTGCAGGTTCTGGTCGGAATGGCCCTCTAGCTCGCTGCGGATCTCGCGCAGAGCCTCGGTGATGTCAGCCCGCTGCGGGTCCCTCCTCTCCACGTTCACCTGAGACGCCTGGATGTGGCCCAGAAGCTCACTTACTTCCTCCTCGTGGTTGTTGCGGATGAAGGCGATCTCGTCCTGCAGCGACTGCACTTTCTTCTCCAGTTCGGACTTGAGCAGCTCCGAGTCACTCGTGTCCTTTTTGAGGACGCGGATGATGGCCTCGGCGTCCTCTCGAAGGCGCGCCTCCTCGTCCAGGCGCTCCCCGAGCCGCTGGACGTCATCTTCTAGGTGGTCGCCGTCCAGCTGGATTTGAGCCTTGTCCCGGTGGATCTGCTCGAGAGTGGCGCGCAGCTCCTGCAGTTCCTGGTCAAATAAGTCACCCAGCTGCGAGCGGGACACCTGCTGTGTCCTCAGGGCCCGGATCTCGTCCTCGATCTGCTTGTTCTGCTGCTCCAGGTAGTGCACTTTGTCGATGTACACGGCAAAACGGTCATTCAGACCCTGCAGTTGCTCCTTCTCGTTGGACCGCCGGGTGGAGTCGGCGCTCAGGAGGGCACTTTGGTTCATCTCCAAGGTGTCCATGCGCTTGTTGACGCTCCTCCTAGTGCCGGAAGCCGGGCTGGCCCGGGACCACGTCTGAGAGCGGAATCCAAGGGTGGAGGGGC
This window encodes:
- the nefma gene encoding neurofilament, medium polypeptide a, with amino-acid sequence MDAIGSPFRRVPDSRASGFGYGRSAGCPSTLGFRSQTWSRASPASGTRRSVNKRMDTLEMNQSALLSADSTRRSNEKEQLQGLNDRFAVYIDKVHYLEQQNKQIEDEIRALRTQQVSRSQLGDLFDQELQELRATLEQIHRDKAQIQLDGDHLEDDVQRLGERLDEEARLREDAEAIIRVLKKDTSDSELLKSELEKKVQSLQDEIAFIRNNHEEEVSELLGHIQASQVNVERRDPQRADITEALREIRSELEGHSDQNLQQVESWFMCHYAKLNEASEQNKGAIKNARDEISDYRRQLQSKTLELESVRGTRDSLERQLGDIEDRHNSDLGGLQENIHQLDNELKNTKWEMARHLREYQDLLNVKMALDIEIAAYRKLLEGEETHFSTFSHRPDASSSRISLTKSEPPRMKVQHKFVEEIIEETRVEDEKAIMEDALDQIAQELSATLEGSAGEEEDEGDEDDGAEEEEVVASTDAKVSSKAPEKVDDEGDEEDDDEDDEEGDDEEEDLEEIEGEEDEESKGDEEADDVMEVVEETVLSSKSQESKAIPEKMDTGEEEDEEVGDEASEGEDEADAEEDEDKDEDDEGENEDEDEGEKDDKVKIDDIIAETIVAKLGVQKTEAATTEAKKDEIVKTELTKPDSLKPGSPKDASPKSESPKTASPQSESPKAVSLKSASPRIESPKATSPKASSPKTESPKAISPKASSPKTESPKAISPKASSPKTESPKAISPKASSPKTESPKSISPKSESPKAISPKTEFPKSSSPKSESPKATSPKTESPKAISPKSESPKATSPKTESPKSISPKSESPKASSPKATSPKTESPKSISPKSESPKAGSPKMELPKPLSPKSVSPKSASPKSESPKSESPKPATLKEDSAKITSPKAESPKSETPKLASPKEDSPKATSPKSESPKLTTSPKPESPTSESLKLIAPKADSPKAASPQSESPKVISPKPESPKSESLKLMSPKADSPKAASPQSQSPKSESLKLMSPKTDSPKAASPQSESPKVISPKAESPKSESAERESPKAGSPTTETTKPSQMSEPTEDAKKTKDVAMNGDVDKSDLKEEEKANQVIINGVDESPVKDDGSQKVVITKTVETITTGEDGLQQVTKSITVTETVTEMEEMLQEKSVSTLKTEKHSSQSIKQVTEGD